The nucleotide sequence GGTGGGAACCACGACCGGCGGCGACGTGCGCGACGCCGTCGACCAGGCGCTGGCGCTGCTCGACAGCGGCAAGGCGCGGGTCGCCGAGCCGGGGGCGGACGGCTGGACCGTCAACCAGTGGCTGAAGAAGGCGGTGCTGCTGAGCTTTCGGCTGAATGCGATGGAAGCGATCCCTGGCGGCCCCGGTGGTGCGCCCTGGTGGGACAAGGTGCCGAGCAAGTTCGACGGCTGGGACGCTGCGCGCTTCACCGACGCGGGCTTTCGCGCCGTGCCGGGCGCGATCGTGCGGCGCGGCGCCTACATCGCGCCGGGCGCGGTGCTGATGCCGAGCTTCGTCAACCTCGGCGCCTATGTCGGCGAGGGAACGATGGTCGACACCTGGGCGACGGTCGGCAGCTGCGCGCAGATCGGCCGCAACGTCCACATCTCGGGCGGGACGGGGATCGGCGGCGTGCTCGAGCCGCTGCAGGCCGGACCGGTGATCATCGAGGACGATTGCTTCATCGGCGCCCGCAGCGAGGTGGCCGAAGGCGTGGTGGTCGAGCGCGGCTCGGTCATCAGCATGGGCGTGTTCCTGGGGGCGAGCACCAAGATCGTCGACCGTGCGACGGGCGCGATCAGCTATGGCCGTGTGCCCGCTTATTCGGTGGTGGTTCCGGGAACGCTGCCGGGGAAGGACGGCGGGCCGGGGCTGGCCTGTGCGGTGATCGTCAAGACGGTGGACGAACGGACGCGCTCGAAGACGGGCATCAACGAACTGCTGCGGGACTGAGTGCGATGCTTCGGGCCTTGCTCGCCTCGAGCCTGCTGGCGGTGGCCGGGTGCGCGACGATGCCGTCGGACAGGCCGGTGCCGAACATCTATGTGACGCGCCACCTCCATACCCCCGAGGGCGTGCCCAATGCGCAGCTGACCGAGGAGGGCCGGGCGGCGGCGGTTCGGCTGGCCGACTGGCTGGCCAAGGACCCGCCGGCGACGATCCTCGTCAGCGAAACCGACCGGGCACGCGACACGGCGGCGCCGACCGCCGCGCGCTACAAGGCGGCCGTGCTGGTCTATGATCCG is from Sphingomonas sp. LHG3406-1 and encodes:
- the dapD gene encoding 2,3,4,5-tetrahydropyridine-2,6-dicarboxylate N-succinyltransferase, which produces MIDLAAIIDRAWEARDTVGTTTGGDVRDAVDQALALLDSGKARVAEPGADGWTVNQWLKKAVLLSFRLNAMEAIPGGPGGAPWWDKVPSKFDGWDAARFTDAGFRAVPGAIVRRGAYIAPGAVLMPSFVNLGAYVGEGTMVDTWATVGSCAQIGRNVHISGGTGIGGVLEPLQAGPVIIEDDCFIGARSEVAEGVVVERGSVISMGVFLGASTKIVDRATGAISYGRVPAYSVVVPGTLPGKDGGPGLACAVIVKTVDERTRSKTGINELLRD
- a CDS encoding histidine phosphatase family protein; translation: MLRALLASSLLAVAGCATMPSDRPVPNIYVTRHLHTPEGVPNAQLTEEGRAAAVRLADWLAKDPPATILVSETDRARDTAAPTAARYKAAVLVYDPKDTPALVEQVLATKGTVLVVGHSNTVPDIVAGVGGERPGPLVHKDFGDIWHISGPARTTARHRLP